A single region of the Streptomyces vilmorinianum genome encodes:
- a CDS encoding PadR family transcriptional regulator, with amino-acid sequence MLELTILGFLYEKPLHGYELKDRIQGLSGHVRPVSDGALYPAITRMVKAGLLERRTEPGTSAAPRRTLSLTAEGREELFARLRDPKDADITDGQRFFTLLAFLGHLPSPTDQAAVLRRRQAFLNTPASFFYENGTPVRAEQEPDLFRQGMLRIARATGTAEKEWLTETLTHLERTDAPAQAQEP; translated from the coding sequence GTGCTGGAGCTGACGATCCTCGGCTTTCTGTACGAGAAGCCGCTGCACGGGTACGAGTTGAAGGACCGCATCCAGGGGCTGAGCGGCCATGTCCGCCCGGTCAGCGACGGGGCCCTCTACCCGGCGATCACCCGCATGGTGAAGGCGGGCCTGCTGGAACGCCGCACGGAGCCGGGCACGAGCGCGGCCCCGCGCCGGACGCTCTCGCTGACCGCCGAGGGCCGGGAGGAACTGTTCGCCCGGCTGCGCGACCCCAAGGACGCGGACATCACCGACGGCCAGCGCTTCTTCACGCTGCTGGCCTTCCTCGGCCACCTCCCCTCCCCGACGGACCAGGCGGCCGTCCTGCGCCGCCGCCAGGCCTTCCTGAACACCCCCGCGAGCTTCTTCTACGAGAACGGCACCCCGGTCCGCGCGGAGCAGGAACCGGACCTCTTCCGCCAGGGCATGCTCCGCATCGCCCGCGCGACGGGCACGGCGGAGAAGGAGTGGCTCACGGAGACCCTGACGCACTTGGAGCGCACCGACGCCCCTGCCCAGGCCCAAGAACCCTGA
- a CDS encoding NlpC/P60 family protein, with protein MASHRRPARVTVLTAAAATAATAFGAVPASADPSGTPEATRATVDRLFEEAEQATEGYNKADEKADTLRRTVSQAQGSVARGQERINRMRGALGSVAGAQYRSGGIDPALALLLSADPDSYLDRASVLDRVAARQGVALSRLQREQQRLNQERTEAGRLLAELERSRTQVALHKRTVERKLAEARRLLASLTEEERADFDRASRSGRAALDEEPPPLADLGPVSSRAAAAVIAARSAIGRPYVWGATGPSAFDCSGLMVWSYRQAGISLPRTSQAQRSAGRHVPLSQAQPGDLVTYRSDASHVGIYAGNGQVIHAPYPGARVRYDPVGMMSHVTVTRV; from the coding sequence GTGGCGTCCCACCGACGACCCGCGAGGGTCACCGTCCTGACCGCCGCCGCGGCAACTGCCGCCACGGCCTTCGGCGCCGTCCCGGCGAGTGCCGACCCGAGCGGCACCCCGGAGGCGACGCGCGCCACCGTCGACCGGCTCTTCGAGGAGGCCGAACAGGCCACCGAGGGCTACAACAAGGCCGACGAGAAGGCGGACACGCTGCGCAGGACCGTCTCCCAGGCGCAGGGCAGCGTGGCGCGCGGCCAGGAGCGCATCAACCGCATGCGGGGCGCGCTCGGTTCGGTCGCCGGAGCCCAGTACCGCTCCGGAGGCATCGACCCCGCCCTCGCGCTGCTGCTCTCCGCCGACCCCGACTCGTACCTCGACCGGGCCTCCGTGCTCGACCGGGTCGCCGCCCGGCAGGGGGTGGCGCTGAGCCGACTCCAGCGCGAGCAGCAGCGGCTGAACCAGGAGCGGACCGAGGCCGGACGGCTCCTCGCCGAGCTGGAGCGCAGCCGGACCCAGGTCGCCCTGCACAAGCGCACGGTCGAGCGGAAGCTCGCCGAGGCCCGGCGGCTGCTGGCGTCCCTGACCGAGGAGGAGCGCGCCGACTTCGACCGGGCCTCGCGGTCGGGCCGGGCCGCACTCGACGAGGAGCCGCCGCCGCTCGCCGACCTCGGCCCGGTCTCCTCGCGGGCCGCCGCCGCGGTGATCGCGGCCCGCAGCGCCATCGGCCGGCCGTATGTGTGGGGCGCGACCGGCCCGTCCGCCTTCGACTGTTCGGGCCTGATGGTCTGGTCGTACCGGCAGGCCGGGATCAGCCTGCCGCGGACCTCGCAGGCCCAGCGGAGCGCGGGACGGCACGTGCCGCTCTCGCAGGCGCAGCCCGGTGACCTGGTGACGTACCGCAGCGACGCCAGCCACGTCGGGATCTACGCGGGCAACGGACAGGTGATCCACGCCCCCTATCCCGGGGCGCGGGTGCGCTACGACCCCGTCGGGATGATGTCGCACGTGACGGTGACGCGGGTCTGA